In the genome of Tachysurus vachellii isolate PV-2020 chromosome 9, HZAU_Pvac_v1, whole genome shotgun sequence, one region contains:
- the skor1b gene encoding SKI family transcriptional corepressor 1 homolog-B, protein MESISSQISAGRDSTCSPNSKQELQSYTGTSLKPNQVSETSLYGIPIVSLVIDGQERLCLAQISNTLLKNYSYNEIHNRRVALGITCVQCTPVQLEILRRAGAMPISSRRCGMITKREAERLCKSFLGEHNPPKLPENFAFDVSHECAWGCRGSFIPARYNSSRAKCIKCSFCNMYFSPNKFIFHSHRTPESKYMQPDAANFNSWRRHLKLTEKSSSEDVTHAWEDVKAMFNGGSRKRTLPGHGSESSSPLKSQGPVNQVQRSSSEVPLKTLRCEDDRASVPIPSGIRSYPVIPVPSKSFGMLQKIPPPLFPHPYGFQAFGLCQKKDDGVVGDQNKTNLPGVFWPGTKDTAYPSFPMFWPTAGGLPMAPYHHAPPKPPPEVLCARQHEFDASEASERSASTPKDSLIENERCSSTQSSRNDEDKSGDETRPTESLPRKPSYVSAFRPVVKDTESIAKLYVNRGSYSGTRPGYLSPDFLSESSSYRSASPDVDDSAEDPDVDVESHKVQEDEERLQLSVDDHHSPPATLSVHVHGEGGKSQGEENSRMSDPHTTHTSEAEKQNKPLLESHKPATRFEVYAHERIAPLYQMSAPCFGSTTSYQRDSSAVKDAHEEEPSSTVEEITAPKTLHEQTSAPEGGSREPEDMEAMRSEAGRVSRIEINIENMAKEELQKQLVEQVELRKKLEREFQSLKDNFQDQMKRELSYREEMVQQLQIVRDTLCRELDHERKAHYAIQQKLKEAHDALHHFSCKMLTPRHCSGTCTFKPPLLPP, encoded by the exons ATGGAATCTATATCGAGCCAGATATCAGCCGGAAGAGATTCCACCTGTTCACCAAACTCGAAGCAGGAGCTGCAGTCCTACACCGGCACTTCACTCAAACCCAATCAAGTCAGCGAGACCTCTCTGTACGGAATACCCATCGTTTCTTTGGTCATCGATGGCCAAGAACGACTGTGTCTGGCCCAGATCTCCAACACCCTATTGAAGAACTATAGCTATAACGAAATCCACAACCGACGTGTGGCTTTGGGCATCACCTGTGTGCAGTGCACGCCAGTACAGCTGGAGATCCTTAGGCGCGCAGGCGCCATGCCCATCTCCTCACGGCGCTGCGGAATGATCACCAAGCGCGAAGCAGAGCGCCTCTGCAAGTCCTTCCTTGGCGAACACAACCCGCCCAAACTGCCCGAAAATTTCGCTTTCGACGTGTCACACGAGTGCGCGTGGGGCTGCCGTGGCAGCTTTATACCGGCCCGGTACAACAGCTCGAGAGCGAAATGCATAAAGTGTTCGTTCTGTAACATGTATTTTTCACCAAacaaatttatatttcattctCATCGCACGCCCGAGTCCAAATACATGCAGCCCGACGCAGCAAACTTCAACTCATGGAGACGGCACCTAAAGCTGACGGAAAAAAGCTCTTCGGAAGATGTGACCCACGCTTGGGAGGACGTGAAGGCCATGTTTAACGGAGGCAGCCGGAAGCGGACACTACCTGGACATGGGTCTGAAAGTTCGTCCCCACTGAAATCACAAGGCCCAGTGAATCAAGTCCAGCGGAGTTCATCCGAGGTCCCGCTTAAAACCCTTCGCTGTGAAGACGACAGAGCCTCCGTGCCCATACCGAGTGGCATCCGCAGTTACCCTGTAATCCCGGTACCTAGCAAGAGTTTTGGGATGCTGCAGAAGATTCCGCCACCCCTCTTTCCTCATCCTTACGGCTTCCAGGCATTCGGACTGTGTCAAAAGAAAGACGACGGTGTGGTAGGGGATCAGAACAAAACTAACTTGCCTGGTGTATTCTGGCCAGGCACGAAGGATACTGCTTACCCTTCATTTCCCATGTTTTGGCCCACGGCAGGTGGCCTGCCTATGGCTCCTTATCACCACGCGCCACCGAAACCGCCTCCCGAGGTCCTTTGCGCACGGCAGCACGAATTCGATGCATCAGAGGCGAGTGAGAGAAGCGCCAGCACGCCCAAAGACAGCCTGATAGAGAACGAGCGCTGCTCCAGCACGCAGTCCAGCCGCAATGACGAGGACAAATCCGGTGATGAGACCAGACCCACGGAAAGCCTGCCAAGAAAACCGAGCTATGTGTCGGCCTTCAGGCCTGTAGTTAAGGACACAGAAAGTATAGCAAAACTCTACGTCAACAGAGGCTCGTATTCGGGAACCAGGCCCGGTTACCTGTCACCTGATTTCCTTAGCGAAAGTTCAAGTTACAGGTCTGCATCTCCGGACGTGGACGACAGCGCAGAGGACCCGGATGTGGACGTGGAGTCTCACAAAGTACAGGAAGATGAAGAACGCCTTCAACTTTCAGTGGACGACCATCACAGCCCTCCAGCCACTTTATCTGTTCACGTGCACGGCGAGGGAGGGAAAAGCCAAGGGGAGGAAAACAGCCGAATGTCTGatccacacacaacacacacgagtGAAGCAGAGAAGCAGAACAAGCCGCTGTTGGAGAGCCACAAACCCGCAACGCGCTTTGAA GTGTATGCACATGAAAGGATTGCGCCCCTGTATCAGATGAGTGCGCCATGTTTCGGCTCGACAACCTCTTATCAGCGAGACTCCAGTG CAGTTAAAGATGCGCACGAGGAGGAGCCGTCATCCACAGTAGAGGAAATAACTGCACCGAAAACATTGCACGAACAAACTAGCGCTCCCGAAGGAGGCTCGAGAGAACCCGAAG ATATGGAAGCTATGCGCAGTGAAGCAGGCAGAGTGTCACGGATTGAAATAAACATCGAAAACATGGCGaaag aAGAGCTCCAAAAACAGCTAGTGGAACAAGTGGAGCTGAGAAAGAAGCTGGAACGGGAATTCCAAAGTTTGAAAG ACAACTTTCAAGACCAAATGAAAAGAGAGCTGTCATACCGAGAAGAAATGGTCCAGCAACTGCAGATAGTTCGAG ACACATTGTGCAGGGAGTTggaccatgaaagaaaggctcATTATGCTATTCAACAGAAGTTAAAAG AAGCTCACGACGCACTTCATCATTTCTCGTGTAAGATGCTGACCCCTCGTCATTGCTCTGGGACCTGTACATTCAAGCCTCCTCTACTACCACCATGA